One genomic region from Spirulina subsalsa PCC 9445 encodes:
- a CDS encoding DUF4327 family protein, producing the protein MLQSVQYSIDVIREEVRHLVWNGKLSRKQPIYALCQFIPGREWAWVECELERHGYLLRDRVIDLMGREDWDED; encoded by the coding sequence ATGCTTCAATCCGTTCAATACTCTATCGATGTGATTCGGGAAGAGGTGCGCCATTTGGTTTGGAACGGTAAATTGAGCCGCAAACAGCCGATTTACGCTCTGTGTCAGTTTATCCCGGGACGAGAATGGGCTTGGGTGGAATGTGAGTTAGAACGTCATGGTTATTTGTTGCGCGATCGCGTTATTGACTTAATGGGGCGCGAAGACTGGGACGAAGATTAA
- a CDS encoding D-alanine--D-alanine ligase family protein produces MTQLKVGLLFGGRSGEHEVSIASARAIARGITAPENQSKYSLILFYIDKNGVWHPPAVSQEVLAQGTPLPETEIQPAQLWQFPPEASEIEVWFPILHGPNGEDGTIQGLLTLMQVPCVGSGVLGSAVGMDKLAMKGVFGQAGLPQVKYMGVTRSQVWSNPCVFPKLCDEIEAKLGYPCFVKPANLGSSVGISKVRTRSELEAALDSAASYDRRIIIEAGVTAREVECAVLGKEQPKASVVGEISFNSDFYDYETKYTAGRADLTIPAPLPESVTQRIQEMAVQAFTTLDCAGLARVDFFYVESTGEVLINEVNTLPGFTATSMYPQLWEATGVPFPELVDQLIQLACSQD; encoded by the coding sequence ATGACGCAGTTAAAAGTCGGTCTTTTGTTTGGGGGGCGGTCGGGAGAGCATGAGGTGTCTATTGCCTCAGCCCGGGCGATCGCACGCGGCATTACCGCCCCCGAAAATCAAAGCAAATATAGCCTCATCCTCTTTTATATTGATAAAAACGGAGTCTGGCATCCCCCCGCCGTCTCCCAAGAAGTCTTAGCCCAAGGAACACCCCTCCCAGAAACGGAAATCCAGCCCGCCCAACTCTGGCAATTCCCCCCAGAAGCGTCAGAAATTGAGGTCTGGTTTCCCATCCTCCACGGCCCCAATGGTGAAGATGGCACGATACAGGGGTTATTAACCTTAATGCAGGTTCCCTGTGTGGGGAGTGGGGTACTCGGATCTGCCGTGGGGATGGATAAGTTGGCCATGAAGGGGGTTTTTGGTCAAGCGGGACTTCCCCAAGTGAAATATATGGGGGTGACTCGTTCTCAAGTCTGGTCTAATCCCTGTGTCTTCCCCAAACTCTGCGATGAGATTGAGGCGAAATTAGGCTACCCCTGTTTTGTTAAACCGGCTAATCTAGGTTCTTCTGTCGGTATTAGCAAAGTCCGCACCCGTAGCGAGTTAGAAGCGGCCTTAGACAGTGCCGCCAGTTACGACCGCCGGATTATTATTGAGGCGGGTGTGACAGCGCGGGAGGTGGAATGTGCCGTTTTGGGAAAAGAGCAACCGAAAGCGTCTGTTGTGGGTGAAATTAGCTTTAACAGTGATTTCTACGACTACGAAACGAAATATACGGCCGGACGAGCGGATTTAACGATTCCTGCCCCTCTCCCGGAGTCTGTGACCCAAAGGATTCAGGAGATGGCGGTTCAGGCGTTCACGACGCTAGACTGTGCGGGATTAGCGCGGGTGGATTTTTTCTATGTGGAGTCTACGGGGGAGGTGTTAATTAATGAGGTGAACACCTTACCGGGTTTTACGGCAACCAGTATGTATCCTCAGTTATGGGAGGCGACGGGGGTTCCCTTTCCGGAGTTGGTGGATCAATTGATTCAGTTGGCTTGTTCTCAGGATTAG